A DNA window from Streptomyces bacillaris contains the following coding sequences:
- a CDS encoding SIS domain-containing protein, which translates to MTHVARELASQPDCWQRAADLADGAAEQLPAAGERIAVVGCGTSYFMAQAYAALREGSGQGETDAFAASEFPVGRRYDRIVALSRSGTTTEVLGLLAQLRGTTRRTVVIGDPDSPMATTADDAVVLGFADEKSVVQTRFATTALTLLRAQLGLHTDAVVEDAQVALAEPLPAGLVECSQFTFLGRGWSVGLANEAALKMREAALAWSEAYPAMEYRHGPISISTHSTATWMLGDAPTGLSDEVHATGARWVAGGLDPLAELVRVQRLALAIAASRGLDPDRPRHLTRSVILSTS; encoded by the coding sequence ATGACGCATGTGGCACGGGAGCTGGCCAGTCAGCCCGACTGCTGGCAGCGGGCGGCGGACCTGGCGGACGGGGCCGCGGAGCAGCTTCCGGCGGCCGGTGAGCGCATCGCCGTCGTCGGCTGCGGCACCTCGTACTTCATGGCCCAGGCCTACGCGGCTCTCCGCGAGGGCAGCGGCCAGGGCGAGACGGACGCCTTCGCCGCGTCGGAGTTCCCCGTCGGCCGCCGCTACGACCGGATCGTGGCGCTGAGCCGCTCCGGCACCACGACCGAGGTGCTCGGCCTGCTCGCGCAGCTCCGGGGCACCACCCGGCGGACCGTCGTCATCGGGGACCCCGACAGCCCCATGGCGACGACGGCCGACGACGCGGTGGTGCTCGGCTTCGCGGACGAGAAGTCCGTCGTGCAGACGCGGTTCGCGACCACGGCGCTGACCCTGCTCCGCGCCCAGCTGGGCCTGCACACCGATGCGGTGGTGGAGGACGCGCAGGTCGCGCTGGCCGAACCGCTGCCGGCCGGGCTGGTGGAGTGCTCCCAGTTCACCTTCCTCGGGCGGGGCTGGAGCGTGGGGCTCGCCAACGAGGCGGCGCTGAAGATGCGGGAGGCGGCGCTCGCCTGGAGCGAGGCGTATCCGGCGATGGAGTACCGGCACGGCCCGATCAGCATCTCCACCCACTCCACCGCCACCTGGATGCTCGGTGACGCGCCGACCGGGCTCTCCGACGAGGTCCACGCGACGGGCGCCCGGTGGGTGGCCGGCGGGCTCGACCCGCTGGCGGAGCTGGTCCGGGTGCAGCGGCTGGCGCTGGCCATCGCGGCGAGCCGCGGCCTGGACCCGGACCGGCCGCGCCATCTGACGCGCTCGGTCATCCTCAGCACGTCCTGA
- a CDS encoding class II fructose-bisphosphate aldolase, giving the protein MPIAATGELIAEAAARRGAVAAFNVITLEHAEAIVEGAEAARAPVILQISENAVKYHGGRLRPLARAAHETARAAAVPVALHLDHVHSPELLHQAAECGFSSAMFDAARLPYAENLAATRAAAVWAHGEGLRLEAELGQVGGKNGEPPLDAHAPGARTDPDEALAFVTATGVDALAVAVGTSHAMTSRDARIDHGLLARLRDAVPVPLVLHGSSGASDEELARAVAGGIAKVNIGTALNIAMTGAIRERLARDERGVDPRPYLAQGRDAMARTVTRMMAVLSSAAVKPV; this is encoded by the coding sequence ATGCCCATCGCCGCCACCGGCGAGCTGATCGCCGAAGCCGCAGCCCGGCGCGGTGCGGTCGCCGCGTTCAACGTCATCACCCTGGAGCACGCGGAAGCCATCGTGGAGGGGGCCGAGGCGGCCCGGGCGCCGGTGATCCTCCAGATCAGCGAGAACGCGGTCAAGTACCACGGCGGCAGGCTGCGCCCGCTGGCCCGCGCCGCGCACGAGACGGCCCGGGCCGCCGCCGTACCGGTCGCGCTCCATCTCGACCATGTCCACTCCCCCGAGCTGCTGCACCAGGCGGCGGAGTGCGGGTTCAGCTCCGCGATGTTCGACGCCGCCCGGCTGCCGTACGCGGAGAACCTGGCGGCCACCCGCGCCGCCGCCGTCTGGGCGCACGGAGAAGGGCTCCGGCTGGAGGCCGAACTCGGCCAGGTCGGCGGGAAGAACGGGGAGCCTCCGCTCGACGCCCACGCGCCCGGAGCCCGTACGGATCCGGACGAGGCCCTGGCCTTCGTCACCGCCACCGGGGTCGACGCACTGGCCGTGGCCGTCGGCACCTCGCACGCCATGACCTCGCGCGACGCCCGGATCGACCACGGCCTGCTGGCCCGGCTCCGGGACGCGGTACCGGTCCCGCTGGTGCTGCACGGTTCGTCCGGCGCGTCCGACGAGGAGCTGGCCCGGGCCGTGGCCGGAGGGATCGCCAAGGTCAACATCGGGACCGCCCTCAACATCGCGATGACCGGCGCGATACGGGAGCGGCTCGCCCGGGACGAGCGGGGTGTCGACCCCCGCCCCTACCTCGCGCAGGGGCGGGACGCGATGGCCCGGACGGTGACCCGGATGATGGCGGTGTTGTCCTCGGCAGCTGTGAAGCCCGTCTAG
- a CDS encoding HAD-IA family hydrolase — MPRARRVLVVGIDGVRLDTLARVPTPHLDTVADSGFLAPVTVTESTPTMSGPCWATIVTGVRVTKHAVWSNDFGGHRLGVFPDFTTRLARQDGRRTYVAAAWEPLVTVADGGPMFRRPTRLTHHAPAADTPGAWEEADETTVRDAVAVLTHEDPEASFVYLGAPDETAHHLGCGTAYEQSIASADRRLGRLLTALRERPTYGEEAWTVLVVTDHGHRDEGGHGGNSETERTAWLACAGPDITAGATPVRPVRHEDVAAQVYAALDRAPDSHWTLDGTAVPTLPQAVLLDMDGTLVDTEPLWLEAVREVAAAHGHTLTGEEGAWALGRSCADTAAHLAKLCPQTGDQVLEAALEETFLAAVEAGVEPRPGARALLDRLADGNIPAALVSASPRRVVDAVLKTLGGEAFRTTVADGETERSKPHPDPYLEAAARLRLPPAACLVVEDSPTGIAAAEAAGCRVVAVPSGAPVHPAPGRRVLDLPALVAAWGDPQGPKPAARDDGSRATS, encoded by the coding sequence ATGCCCCGCGCCCGCCGGGTGCTCGTCGTCGGCATCGACGGCGTACGCCTCGACACCCTCGCCCGCGTCCCCACCCCGCACCTCGACACGGTGGCCGACTCCGGATTCCTGGCCCCCGTGACGGTCACGGAGTCCACCCCCACCATGTCCGGCCCCTGCTGGGCGACGATCGTCACCGGCGTCCGCGTCACCAAGCACGCCGTGTGGTCCAACGACTTCGGCGGCCACCGCCTCGGCGTCTTCCCGGACTTCACCACCCGCCTGGCCCGCCAGGACGGCCGCCGCACCTATGTCGCGGCGGCCTGGGAACCGCTGGTCACCGTGGCCGACGGCGGCCCGATGTTCCGCCGCCCCACCCGGCTCACCCACCACGCCCCGGCCGCCGACACCCCCGGGGCCTGGGAGGAGGCGGACGAGACGACCGTCCGCGACGCCGTCGCCGTCCTGACCCACGAGGACCCCGAGGCTTCCTTCGTCTACCTCGGCGCCCCCGACGAGACCGCCCACCACCTCGGCTGCGGAACGGCGTACGAGCAGTCCATCGCCTCGGCCGACCGCCGCCTCGGCCGTCTCCTCACCGCCCTGCGCGAGCGTCCGACGTACGGGGAGGAGGCCTGGACCGTCCTCGTCGTCACCGACCACGGGCACCGGGACGAAGGCGGCCACGGAGGGAACAGCGAGACCGAACGCACCGCCTGGCTGGCCTGCGCGGGCCCGGACATCACGGCGGGCGCCACCCCCGTACGCCCGGTCCGGCACGAGGACGTCGCCGCCCAGGTGTACGCGGCGCTCGACCGGGCCCCCGACTCGCACTGGACCCTCGACGGCACCGCCGTACCGACCCTGCCGCAGGCCGTACTCCTCGACATGGACGGCACGTTGGTGGACACCGAACCCCTGTGGCTGGAGGCCGTCCGCGAGGTCGCCGCCGCCCACGGCCACACCCTCACCGGCGAGGAGGGCGCCTGGGCCCTCGGCCGGAGCTGCGCCGACACGGCGGCCCACCTCGCGAAGCTGTGCCCGCAGACCGGCGACCAGGTCCTGGAAGCAGCCCTGGAGGAGACGTTCCTCGCGGCCGTGGAGGCGGGCGTCGAGCCCCGACCCGGCGCCCGCGCCCTGCTCGACCGGCTGGCCGACGGGAACATCCCCGCCGCCCTGGTGTCCGCCTCCCCGCGCCGGGTCGTGGACGCGGTGCTCAAGACGCTGGGCGGTGAGGCGTTCCGTACGACGGTGGCCGACGGCGAGACCGAGCGCTCCAAGCCCCACCCGGACCCCTACCTCGAAGCGGCGGCCCGCCTCCGACTCCCGCCCGCCGCCTGCCTGGTGGTCGAGGACAGTCCCACCGGCATCGCGGCGGCCGAGGCGGCGGGCTGCCGGGTGGTGGCCGTCCCCTCGGGAGCACCGGTCCACCCGGCCCCGGGCCGACGGGTGCTGGACCTCCCGGCGCTCGTGGCCGCATGGGGCGATCCCCAGGGCCCGAAGCCCGCCGCGCGCGACGACGGCAGTAGGGCCACGTCCTAG
- a CDS encoding hydroxyacid dehydrogenase — translation MSRPATPSTRPRTRPRTVLAMSGETRDAILRPTALERLARVADIQPALLVTDFGADDPAQRAALRDAEALFTGWGCPPLDASALSAMPRLRTVVHAAGSVKHHITQDVWDRGITVSTAATANALPVAEYTVAAILFANKNVLESARVYRESRSRVNLLTAFPSIGNYRRTVGIVGASRIGRRVAELLRPFDLRLLAHDPYLGEESAQALGVERTDLDRLARQSDVVTIHAPELPQTRHLFDAGRLALMRDGATLVNTARGSLVDTDALVKELVTGRLNAVLDHTEPEVLPADSPLYDLPNVLLTPHIAGSQGGELHRLADAAVDELERYAHGLPFAHAVDPRTLHQQA, via the coding sequence GTGAGCCGCCCCGCCACGCCGTCCACCCGGCCCCGCACCCGCCCCCGTACCGTCCTGGCGATGAGCGGGGAGACCCGCGACGCGATCCTCCGCCCGACGGCCCTGGAACGCCTCGCCCGGGTGGCGGACATCCAACCCGCCCTGCTCGTCACCGACTTCGGCGCCGACGACCCGGCCCAGCGCGCCGCCCTGCGGGACGCCGAGGCCCTCTTCACCGGCTGGGGCTGCCCGCCCCTGGACGCCTCCGCGCTGAGCGCCATGCCCCGCCTGCGGACGGTCGTCCACGCGGCCGGGTCGGTCAAGCACCACATCACCCAGGACGTCTGGGACCGGGGCATCACCGTCTCCACGGCCGCCACCGCCAACGCCCTCCCGGTCGCGGAGTACACGGTCGCGGCGATCCTCTTCGCCAACAAGAACGTCCTGGAGAGCGCCCGCGTCTACCGCGAATCCCGCAGCCGGGTCAACCTGCTCACCGCCTTCCCGTCCATCGGCAACTACCGCCGTACGGTGGGGATCGTCGGCGCCTCCCGCATCGGTCGCCGGGTCGCGGAGCTGCTGCGCCCCTTCGACCTCCGCCTCCTCGCCCACGACCCGTATCTCGGCGAGGAGAGCGCCCAGGCCCTCGGCGTGGAGCGCACCGACCTGGACAGGCTCGCCCGGCAGAGCGATGTCGTCACGATCCACGCCCCCGAACTCCCGCAGACGCGACACCTGTTCGACGCCGGGCGGCTCGCCCTCATGCGGGACGGCGCGACGCTCGTCAACACCGCACGCGGCTCCCTGGTCGACACCGACGCCCTGGTCAAGGAGCTGGTCACCGGCCGCCTGAACGCCGTGCTCGACCACACCGAGCCCGAAGTGCTGCCCGCCGACTCGCCGTTGTACGACCTGCCGAACGTGCTGCTCACCCCGCACATCGCCGGCTCCCAGGGCGGCGAGCTGCACCGGCTGGCCGACGCGGCGGTCGACGAGCTGGAACGGTACGCCCACGGCCTGCCGTTCGCCCACGCGGTGGACCCCCGCACCCTCCATCAGCAGGCCTGA